One Corynebacterium uterequi DNA segment encodes these proteins:
- the gyrB gene encoding DNA topoisomerase (ATP-hydrolyzing) subunit B has protein sequence MTQGSAQSVATTESHYDASSITILEGLEAVRKRPGMYIGSTGSRGLHHLVWEVVDNSVDEAMAGYADKVSVSILEDGGIEVVDNGRGIPVDMHASGAPTVQVVMTQLHAGGKFDSESYAVSGGLHGVGISVVNALSTRVETHIKRDGKHWYQNFNNAVPEELVEGGNARGTGTSQRFWPDPEIFETTEFDFDTIAKRLQEMAFLNKGLTIELTDKRVTQEQLELDALAEQGDTAEIIDGDSFDDTALEGSAPAEADVVDLADRAPAPKREKKVVYHYPDGLVDYVNHINKGKTVVHPSIISLEAKGEEHEVEIALQWNTSFKESVHTFANTINTHEGGTHEEGFRAALTSLMNRYARDHKLIKDKDPNLTGDDCREGLAGIISVKVADPQFEGQTKTKLGNTEIKSFVQRAVNEHLSFWFDANPAEAKAVINKAVASSQARIAARKARDLVRRKSATDIGGLPGKLADCRTKDPKQAELFIVEGDSAGGSAKQGRDSMYQAILPIRGKILNVEKARMDKVLKNNEVQAIITALGTGIHDEFDISKLRYHKFVLMADADVDGQHIATLLLTLVFRFMPELIEDGHVYLANPPLYKLKWAKGEPGYAYSDAERDQLLEEGLNAGRKINTDDGIQRYKGLGEMNPSELWETTLNPETRILRKAELIDAQRADELFSILMGDDVAARRSFITRKAKDVRFLDV, from the coding sequence ATGACCCAAGGGAGTGCCCAGAGCGTGGCTACCACGGAATCACACTACGATGCCTCATCCATCACCATTCTCGAGGGACTGGAGGCCGTTCGTAAACGCCCCGGTATGTACATCGGGTCCACGGGTTCCCGTGGCCTACACCACCTGGTGTGGGAGGTCGTGGACAATTCCGTCGACGAAGCCATGGCCGGCTACGCGGATAAGGTGTCGGTGAGCATCCTGGAGGACGGCGGCATCGAGGTGGTCGATAACGGCCGCGGTATCCCCGTCGATATGCACGCCTCCGGCGCGCCAACCGTCCAGGTGGTCATGACCCAGCTGCACGCGGGCGGCAAGTTCGATTCCGAGTCTTACGCGGTCTCTGGCGGCCTGCACGGCGTGGGTATTTCGGTGGTCAACGCCTTGTCGACGCGCGTGGAAACCCACATTAAGCGCGACGGGAAGCACTGGTACCAGAACTTCAACAACGCGGTCCCCGAGGAGCTGGTGGAGGGCGGCAACGCCCGGGGTACCGGCACGTCCCAGCGGTTCTGGCCGGACCCCGAGATCTTCGAAACGACGGAGTTCGATTTCGACACGATCGCTAAGCGCCTGCAGGAGATGGCGTTTCTTAACAAGGGCCTGACCATTGAGCTGACCGATAAGCGGGTGACGCAGGAGCAGCTCGAACTCGACGCGCTCGCCGAGCAGGGCGACACCGCCGAAATCATCGACGGGGATTCTTTCGACGACACCGCCCTCGAAGGTAGCGCGCCGGCGGAGGCCGACGTCGTCGACCTCGCTGATCGCGCGCCGGCACCGAAGCGGGAAAAGAAGGTGGTGTACCACTACCCGGACGGTTTGGTCGATTACGTCAACCACATCAACAAGGGCAAGACCGTAGTCCACCCGTCGATCATCTCCCTGGAAGCCAAGGGCGAGGAACACGAGGTGGAGATCGCGTTGCAGTGGAACACGAGCTTCAAGGAGTCCGTCCACACCTTCGCGAACACCATTAACACCCACGAGGGCGGCACCCACGAGGAAGGCTTCCGCGCCGCGCTGACCTCCCTGATGAACCGCTACGCCCGGGACCACAAGCTCATCAAGGACAAGGACCCGAACCTCACCGGCGACGACTGCCGCGAGGGCCTGGCCGGCATCATCTCGGTGAAGGTGGCGGACCCGCAGTTCGAAGGCCAGACGAAGACGAAGCTCGGCAACACCGAGATCAAGTCCTTCGTCCAGCGCGCGGTCAACGAGCACCTGTCCTTCTGGTTCGACGCTAACCCGGCGGAGGCCAAGGCGGTCATCAACAAGGCGGTCGCGTCGTCCCAGGCCCGCATCGCGGCGCGCAAGGCCCGCGACCTGGTGCGGCGGAAGTCCGCCACGGACATCGGCGGCCTGCCCGGCAAGCTCGCCGACTGCCGCACGAAGGACCCCAAGCAGGCCGAACTGTTCATCGTGGAGGGTGACTCCGCCGGTGGTTCCGCCAAGCAGGGGCGGGACTCCATGTACCAGGCCATCTTGCCGATCCGCGGCAAGATCCTCAACGTGGAAAAAGCCCGCATGGACAAGGTGCTCAAGAACAACGAGGTCCAGGCGATCATCACCGCCCTGGGCACGGGCATCCACGACGAGTTCGACATCTCCAAGCTGCGCTACCACAAGTTCGTGCTCATGGCCGATGCCGACGTCGACGGCCAGCACATCGCCACCCTCTTGCTGACCCTGGTGTTCCGCTTCATGCCGGAGCTCATCGAGGACGGCCACGTCTACCTCGCCAACCCGCCGCTGTACAAGCTCAAGTGGGCCAAGGGCGAGCCGGGCTACGCCTACTCCGACGCCGAACGCGACCAGCTGCTGGAGGAAGGTCTCAACGCCGGGCGCAAGATCAACACCGACGACGGCATCCAGCGTTACAAGGGCCTCGGCGAGATGAACCCCAGCGAGCTGTGGGAGACCACCCTCAACCCGGAGACGCGTATCTTGCGTAAGGCGGAGCTCATCGACGCCCAGCGGGCCGATGAACTCTTCTCCATCCTCATGGGAGACGACGTCGCCGCCCGCCGATCCTTCATTACCCGCAAGGCCAAGGACGTCCGCTTCCTCGACGTCTAA
- the dnaN gene encoding DNA polymerase III subunit beta codes for MESQSVSFRVAYEEFESAVAWVARSLPSKAAQPVLRAMVITADAAGLELAGFDYEISTRTRVPAEVDDEGCFAVAGRLIADIVKNLPKKPVELKVKGSKALLKCGSAHFELPTIPLDDYPKLPDMPEVTGTVTPSLLAEAIDQVSAAAGRDDTLPMLTGINMKIDGEKIRLAATDRFRLAVRTLEWEPSSPGVSADLLIPAKSLQENAGALNPSSPDPVKISVGTGESIGAEGLFGLQMDDRQTTTRMLDADFPNITPLIPKSHTAIATVDIAELQDVIRRVSLVTDRNAQIRMEFSEKELVVSAGGTDSAHAEESIPAAFVGRDTFLTAFNPSYLKDGLKALRSDRVVFGFTEPSRPAILIPEPEEMPTAGADGSFPSPETHFTYLLMPVRLPG; via the coding sequence ATGGAGTCGCAGTCGGTGTCATTCCGCGTCGCGTACGAAGAGTTTGAAAGTGCCGTGGCGTGGGTTGCCCGGAGCCTGCCGTCGAAGGCGGCGCAACCGGTCCTGCGGGCCATGGTCATCACAGCCGACGCTGCCGGCCTGGAACTCGCCGGCTTCGATTACGAGATTTCCACCCGCACCCGCGTCCCGGCGGAGGTCGATGACGAAGGCTGTTTCGCCGTCGCCGGCCGGCTCATCGCGGACATCGTGAAAAACCTGCCGAAGAAGCCGGTGGAACTCAAGGTCAAGGGATCGAAAGCGCTGCTTAAGTGCGGTTCCGCGCACTTCGAGCTGCCGACGATCCCGCTCGACGACTACCCGAAGCTCCCGGACATGCCTGAGGTGACGGGCACGGTGACGCCGTCGTTGCTGGCGGAGGCCATCGACCAGGTGTCCGCCGCCGCCGGGCGGGATGACACCCTGCCGATGCTCACCGGCATCAACATGAAGATCGACGGTGAGAAGATCCGGCTCGCGGCCACCGACCGTTTCCGGCTGGCGGTGCGCACCCTGGAGTGGGAGCCGTCCTCGCCTGGTGTGTCCGCGGATCTGCTCATCCCGGCGAAGTCCTTGCAGGAAAACGCCGGCGCGCTCAACCCGTCCTCGCCGGACCCCGTGAAGATTTCCGTCGGCACCGGCGAATCCATCGGCGCCGAGGGCCTGTTTGGCCTGCAGATGGACGATCGCCAGACCACCACCCGGATGCTGGACGCGGACTTCCCCAACATCACCCCGCTCATCCCGAAGTCCCACACGGCTATCGCCACGGTGGACATCGCCGAGCTCCAGGACGTCATCCGGCGCGTGTCGCTGGTCACGGATCGCAACGCCCAGATCCGGATGGAGTTCAGCGAGAAGGAGCTGGTGGTCTCTGCCGGTGGCACCGACTCCGCCCACGCCGAAGAGAGCATCCCGGCGGCTTTCGTCGGACGCGACACGTTCCTCACCGCGTTCAATCCGAGCTACCTCAAGGACGGGCTCAAGGCGCTGCGCAGCGATCGGGTGGTGTTCGGTTTCACCGAGCCGTCGCGCCCGGCCATCCTCATCCCGGAACCGGAAGAAATGCCCACGGCCGGCGCCGACGGTAGCTTCCCCAGCCCCGAGACCCACTTCACGTACCTGCTCATGCCGGTGCGCCTTCCCGGTTAG
- a CDS encoding DUF3021 domain-containing protein: MKILTKALVGATIGITVGVLLELVFSALAGGEFLPGTASFLNQFDNIHVAVAIERAIYAAIGAVHMLSGVIFQRPLSLATSTALHFALIVSTVIVPALYLRWIPGGWAIVGLILMVAAIYVVIWVAMWLRTRAGVAAANDALAKKGQAPASA, from the coding sequence ATGAAGATTCTCACCAAGGCCCTAGTGGGCGCCACCATCGGCATCACCGTGGGTGTGCTGTTGGAGCTGGTCTTTTCCGCCCTCGCCGGTGGGGAATTCCTCCCCGGCACAGCCAGTTTCCTCAATCAATTCGACAACATCCACGTGGCCGTCGCCATCGAGCGGGCCATTTACGCCGCTATCGGCGCAGTTCACATGCTGTCCGGCGTTATCTTCCAGCGCCCGCTCTCGCTCGCCACGTCAACGGCGCTGCACTTCGCACTCATCGTGTCAACGGTCATCGTGCCGGCGCTGTATCTGCGGTGGATTCCCGGCGGCTGGGCCATCGTAGGGCTCATCCTCATGGTCGCCGCCATCTATGTGGTCATCTGGGTCGCGATGTGGCTGCGGACCCGGGCGGGCGTCGCCGCTGCCAATGACGCCTTAGCAAAGAAGGGGCAAGCGCCGGCGTCGGCCTAG
- the recF gene encoding DNA replication/repair protein RecF (All proteins in this family for which functions are known are DNA-binding proteins that assist the filamentation of RecA onto DNA for the initiation of recombination or recombinational repair.), with translation MYLSELDLRDFRSWPELHLELTPGVTLFVGRNGFGKTNIVEAVGYLAHLGSHRVSHDAPLVRAGAASARISATTINRGRELSSHLLIKPHAANIAQINRTRLKSPRELLGVTHSVLFAPEDLALVRGEPVERRRYLDALIAARTPRLAGVKADYDRVLKQRGALLKTAGQALRRGYDDADGASALTTLDVWDGQLAALGAQVTAARLAVLAELSEALSGAYAAIAPESRVASVRYKSSVEQAVVELVGESDAITTEVIEAAMLTELGRKRAKEIDRGLSLVGPHRDDLLLNLGEQPAKGFASHGETWSFALALRLAEYELLKGAAGSDPVLVLDDVFAELDARRREKLVAVAAEAEQVLITAAVGDDVPGNLGDTEVTRFTVETRDDDDGRVSYLA, from the coding sequence GTGTACCTCAGCGAGCTAGACCTTCGGGACTTCCGGTCCTGGCCAGAGTTGCACTTAGAGCTCACCCCCGGGGTGACGCTGTTCGTGGGCCGCAACGGTTTCGGCAAGACCAACATCGTTGAGGCCGTGGGTTACCTGGCCCACCTGGGTTCTCACCGGGTGTCCCACGACGCGCCGCTGGTGCGCGCCGGCGCTGCGAGCGCGCGGATCTCCGCGACGACGATCAACCGCGGCCGGGAGCTGAGCTCGCACCTGCTCATCAAACCGCACGCCGCGAACATCGCCCAGATCAACCGCACCCGCTTGAAGTCCCCACGGGAGCTGCTGGGGGTCACGCACTCGGTGCTCTTCGCCCCGGAGGACCTCGCCCTCGTGCGCGGCGAGCCAGTGGAGCGACGCCGCTACCTTGACGCGCTCATCGCTGCCCGCACCCCGCGCCTGGCCGGGGTGAAGGCGGACTACGACCGGGTGCTTAAGCAGCGCGGCGCGTTGCTGAAAACTGCCGGTCAGGCGCTGCGGCGGGGCTACGACGACGCCGACGGCGCCTCGGCTCTGACCACCCTCGACGTGTGGGATGGCCAGCTCGCGGCCCTCGGCGCGCAGGTGACGGCGGCCCGGCTGGCCGTCCTTGCCGAATTATCCGAGGCCCTAAGCGGCGCATACGCGGCGATTGCCCCGGAGTCGCGGGTGGCGTCGGTGCGCTACAAGTCCAGCGTGGAGCAGGCGGTGGTGGAACTGGTCGGCGAGAGTGACGCCATCACCACCGAGGTCATCGAGGCGGCGATGCTCACCGAGCTGGGGCGCAAGCGGGCGAAGGAGATTGATCGCGGGCTGTCGCTCGTCGGCCCGCACCGCGACGATCTGCTGCTCAACCTGGGCGAGCAGCCGGCGAAGGGATTCGCCAGCCACGGGGAGACGTGGTCGTTCGCCCTGGCGCTGCGGCTGGCCGAGTATGAGCTGCTCAAAGGTGCGGCCGGGTCGGATCCGGTGCTGGTGCTCGACGACGTGTTCGCCGAGCTCGACGCGCGTCGGCGCGAGAAGCTGGTGGCCGTCGCCGCCGAGGCCGAGCAGGTGCTCATCACGGCCGCCGTCGGCGATGATGTGCCCGGAAACCTCGGCGACACCGAGGTGACCCGATTCACCGTCGAAACCCGAGACGACGACGATGGTCGCGTCTCCTACCTGGCGTAG
- the dnaA gene encoding chromosomal replication initiator protein DnaA produces the protein MTDHSIDYTTTWNEVVAEILTQANRPESSIPTLNYAQQVFLKLASPMLIVDGYMVLSVPDNHAKSVIENELSAHITSVMAQRTGQPCTLAVTTSRADSTPAPAQPAQTAHTVQAPHPAPPAAPNSRPASPRPTDPSPQPAPRGRTPQPIEDPIPPRGPYQPGEQLPMNLEELAEQHRNQQEQRRRTAHPTAPAPQRIPREKPAHDPNRETSLNPKYTFESFVIGSSNRFANGAAVAVAEAPARAYNPLFIWGGSGLGKTHLLHAAGNYAKELQPGLRVKYVSSEEFTNDYINSVRDDRQEAFKRRYRNLDILMVDDIQFLEGKEGTQEEFFHTFNALHQADKQIILSSDRPPKELTTLEDRLRTRFEGGLITDIQPPDLETRIAILEKKAAADGNQVDRRVLEMIASHFDTSVRELEGNLLRVTAYASLANLPVTVEVAEVALRDLLSGDDNVEITPALIKEAVADYFHLDIDTLIGKGRKRQEVHPRQLAMYLCRELTELSLPKIGQEFGGRDHTTVMYSHTKITQEMTENHETYDEVHHLTQMIKNHRR, from the coding sequence GTGACTGACCACAGCATCGACTACACCACCACGTGGAATGAAGTCGTCGCCGAGATTTTGACACAGGCCAACCGTCCCGAATCCTCGATTCCCACCCTCAACTACGCCCAGCAGGTGTTCCTCAAGCTGGCGAGTCCGATGCTCATCGTCGATGGCTACATGGTGCTGTCCGTCCCCGATAACCACGCCAAGAGCGTCATCGAAAATGAGCTGTCCGCCCACATCACCTCGGTGATGGCACAACGCACCGGGCAGCCGTGCACGCTGGCGGTGACCACCTCGCGGGCGGATTCCACACCTGCCCCCGCCCAGCCAGCACAGACGGCGCATACCGTCCAGGCTCCGCATCCGGCACCGCCAGCGGCGCCAAACTCGCGCCCGGCCAGCCCGCGGCCGACGGATCCGTCGCCGCAGCCAGCGCCGCGTGGTCGAACGCCGCAACCTATCGAAGACCCGATCCCACCCCGGGGTCCCTACCAGCCGGGCGAGCAGCTTCCCATGAACTTGGAAGAGCTCGCTGAGCAGCACCGTAACCAGCAGGAACAGCGTCGTCGCACGGCGCATCCGACGGCCCCCGCGCCGCAGCGCATCCCCCGGGAGAAGCCGGCGCACGACCCGAACCGGGAGACCTCGCTTAACCCGAAGTACACCTTCGAATCCTTCGTCATCGGTTCGTCGAACCGCTTCGCCAACGGCGCCGCCGTCGCCGTCGCGGAGGCCCCCGCCCGGGCTTATAACCCGCTGTTCATCTGGGGTGGGTCCGGCCTGGGCAAGACGCACCTGCTCCACGCCGCCGGCAACTACGCCAAGGAGCTGCAGCCGGGCTTGCGGGTGAAGTACGTCTCCAGCGAGGAGTTCACCAACGACTACATCAACTCGGTGCGAGATGACCGGCAGGAGGCGTTCAAGCGGCGCTACCGCAACCTGGACATTCTCATGGTTGATGACATCCAGTTCCTCGAAGGTAAGGAAGGCACCCAGGAGGAGTTCTTCCATACCTTCAACGCGCTGCACCAGGCTGATAAGCAGATCATTCTCAGCTCGGACCGGCCGCCGAAGGAGCTGACCACGCTGGAGGATCGGCTGCGTACCCGCTTCGAAGGCGGTCTCATCACGGATATTCAGCCGCCGGACTTGGAGACCCGCATCGCCATCCTGGAGAAGAAGGCCGCCGCCGACGGCAACCAGGTCGATCGTCGGGTGCTGGAGATGATCGCCTCCCACTTCGACACCTCCGTGCGTGAGTTGGAGGGCAACCTGTTGCGGGTCACCGCGTATGCATCGCTGGCCAACCTCCCGGTCACCGTGGAGGTTGCGGAGGTGGCGCTGCGCGACCTGCTCTCGGGCGACGACAACGTGGAGATCACCCCGGCGCTCATTAAGGAAGCGGTGGCGGACTACTTCCATCTCGACATCGACACGCTCATTGGTAAGGGTCGCAAGCGCCAGGAGGTGCACCCGCGTCAGCTGGCGATGTACCTGTGCCGGGAGCTCACCGAGTTGTCCCTGCCCAAGATTGGCCAGGAGTTTGGTGGGCGTGACCACACGACGGTCATGTATTCGCACACCAAGATCACCCAGGAGATGACCGAGAACCACGAGACCTACGACGAGGTCCACCATCTCACGCAGATGATCAAAAACCACCGCCGCTAG
- a CDS encoding LytTR family DNA-binding domain-containing protein, whose product MKITTHIDSSLAEAVVDIFSPDSRQALRLHAAVAAAEHPGAAVLVGTRGTDATILDPTDVLRFHTRGKHVYAHTADGQWRIKPRLKDVHHWVEAHPFVQINQSEIVNLRHVTRLDLSLAGTIQLRLSDSTLCYVSRRSLSAVKKALGLTTTERND is encoded by the coding sequence ATGAAGATCACGACCCACATCGACTCCTCGCTTGCGGAGGCCGTCGTCGATATTTTCTCTCCTGATTCCCGCCAGGCGTTACGCCTCCACGCGGCCGTCGCGGCGGCCGAACACCCCGGTGCTGCGGTCTTGGTCGGCACCCGTGGCACTGACGCCACCATCCTTGACCCTACGGACGTCCTGCGCTTCCACACCCGCGGTAAACACGTCTACGCCCACACCGCTGACGGGCAGTGGCGCATCAAGCCCCGGCTGAAGGACGTGCACCACTGGGTAGAAGCCCACCCCTTCGTCCAGATCAACCAATCCGAAATCGTCAATCTTCGCCACGTCACCCGCCTCGACCTGTCCTTGGCGGGCACCATCCAGCTCCGGTTAAGCGATTCGACGCTGTGCTACGTCTCGCGGCGCTCGCTGTCCGCTGTGAAGAAGGCCCTCGGCCTCACCACCACTGAAAGGAATGATTAG
- a CDS encoding DciA family protein, with protein MSDEPEPVIDLVDLARHNLETVAKKRGVRLPQQPGGRVVVPRRSVPRPTLAGTTPTGTTPTVPGLDLPEREPVKSRREWMMAGPDGRRRRRPLEVPRFGTVVGREIRNRGWEKELAEGWVSSRWEELVGPQIAAHTRVEMIKEGTVFVTCSSTSWATNLKYMQAKILRTIAEKVGDGLITQLKFYGPKAPSWRKGPLHVKGRGPRDTYG; from the coding sequence ATGAGCGACGAGCCTGAGCCGGTGATCGATCTCGTTGACCTTGCCCGCCACAATCTGGAGACGGTCGCAAAAAAGCGCGGCGTGCGCCTGCCCCAGCAGCCCGGTGGGCGGGTCGTTGTTCCCCGGCGCTCGGTGCCGCGGCCCACGCTCGCCGGGACGACACCGACCGGGACGACACCTACGGTGCCAGGTCTTGACCTGCCAGAACGCGAGCCAGTAAAGAGCCGGCGGGAGTGGATGATGGCCGGCCCGGATGGTCGCCGGCGTCGCCGGCCGTTGGAGGTGCCGCGCTTCGGCACGGTGGTGGGTCGGGAGATCCGCAACCGCGGCTGGGAGAAGGAACTCGCCGAGGGGTGGGTGTCGAGCCGGTGGGAGGAGCTCGTCGGCCCGCAGATCGCGGCGCACACCCGGGTGGAGATGATTAAGGAGGGCACGGTGTTCGTGACGTGTTCGTCGACGTCGTGGGCAACGAACCTCAAGTACATGCAGGCGAAGATCCTGCGCACCATCGCGGAGAAGGTGGGCGACGGGCTCATCACTCAGCTGAAGTTCTACGGCCCGAAGGCGCCCAGCTGGCGCAAGGGGCCGCTGCACGTCAAGGGCCGTGGTCCGCGAGACACGTACGGTTAA